In Pseudobacter ginsenosidimutans, the following are encoded in one genomic region:
- a CDS encoding phospholipase D family protein — protein MKLVLDQWHTVFEEKLSTAASVKIISPSCSMFTMEILAKYNLLEKSEFITRFSLYDFFVKLSDLKALRLAVENGMRIFGVKHLHCKAYIFNDKEAIISSSNFTWGGMFRNHECGILFNNTEEINELLDYFSLLKNGAAPALSLTDCDKWEQELSFYKADILTPYMMPDYSKEVPVPMNESSTETN, from the coding sequence ATGAAACTCGTATTAGACCAATGGCACACTGTATTTGAAGAAAAGCTCAGTACCGCCGCCAGCGTGAAGATCATTTCACCATCCTGTTCCATGTTCACCATGGAGATATTGGCGAAATACAATTTGCTGGAAAAATCGGAATTCATTACAAGGTTCAGCCTGTATGACTTTTTCGTAAAACTATCTGACCTGAAAGCTTTAAGACTGGCAGTGGAGAATGGAATGAGAATTTTTGGAGTAAAACATTTGCATTGCAAAGCTTATATCTTCAATGATAAGGAAGCCATCATTTCTTCGTCCAATTTCACCTGGGGAGGAATGTTCAGGAATCATGAATGTGGCATCCTGTTCAATAACACCGAAGAGATAAATGAATTATTGGATTATTTCTCTTTATTGAAAAATGGTGCAGCGCCGGCACTATCCCTGACGGATTGCGACAAATGGGAACAAGAGCTATCCTTTTATAAGGCGGATATCCTTACACCTTACATGATGCCTGACTACAGCAAAGAAGTTCCGGTACCCATGAATGAATCTTCAACAGAAACCAACTAA
- a CDS encoding DUF2461 domain-containing protein, with the protein MQKQPQISASGLRFLNTLKKNNNRDWFQLHKEEFQLEQEKMAIFAETLLLALSRHDQLETRSGKESLHRIYRDTRFSQDKTPYKTNWSGRFKRATKYRRGGYYYNIEPGNSFIAGGFWGPVPADLKRIREDIAFDDQPLRKIINSKTFKASFGALKGEQVKTAPKGFDSNHEAIDLLRYKQFLLIRPFTDEEVLSTGFLKEADLTFRHMRPFFDYMSELLSSDANGE; encoded by the coding sequence ATGCAAAAACAGCCTCAGATATCAGCTTCCGGCCTCCGGTTCTTAAATACCCTTAAAAAGAATAATAACAGGGATTGGTTCCAGTTACATAAAGAAGAATTTCAACTGGAACAGGAAAAGATGGCCATTTTCGCAGAAACTTTATTACTGGCGCTAAGCCGGCACGATCAGCTGGAAACGAGGTCCGGCAAAGAAAGTCTGCACCGCATTTACCGTGATACCCGTTTCTCCCAGGACAAAACACCGTACAAAACCAACTGGAGCGGCCGATTCAAACGGGCTACCAAATATCGAAGGGGCGGATACTATTACAATATCGAACCAGGCAATAGTTTTATCGCCGGCGGTTTCTGGGGACCAGTACCGGCAGACCTTAAACGGATCAGGGAAGATATTGCCTTCGATGACCAGCCATTGAGAAAGATCATCAACAGCAAAACGTTCAAGGCTTCATTCGGCGCCCTGAAAGGAGAGCAGGTAAAGACTGCCCCAAAAGGTTTTGATTCAAACCATGAAGCCATAGACCTGCTACGCTACAAGCAATTCCTGCTGATCCGCCCGTTTACAGATGAAGAGGTGCTAAGCACCGGCTTTTTGAAAGAAGCTGATCTTACCTTCAGGCATATGCGCCCGTTCTTCGATTATATGAGCGAGTTATTGAGTTCCGACGCCAATGGAGAATAA
- a CDS encoding restriction endonuclease yields the protein MNSFLRVIKILLSLALFSIAVAGMFKAEYSLSVALMIGSFFIGIMGPQIQVNPGYAMSYSGSDKWMAGAFALIRAILGIIFLTSSIGGFMDKDYANASIVLTMGIMLFSPLSNLVFYHGGYLVKDQAEYAKVKRIHTRLVIARNAGMFFLFCCFGLYLKSAFVTGHVFYALGLLFTLAVPLTLWAKRDQLIIRPSVKQLLWGIEPGEPTPETSFTPALPAHIVIPATAVAPAVPDASPIAAVDIEPETEPVVEEKEIEPTTVSYSLLDEFKQLAKMGAHQRGYAFQHFLIRLFNESGLDAHSAFRVTGEEIDGSFELDGNVYLLEAKWQQESCSGSPLRDFNGKVEGKASWARGIIVCYSGFSEEAVKGFVTGKRLSIIGMDGKDLLLILENKISLKEAIKKKVRLAGERNSFFVPIEDIIGSR from the coding sequence ATGAATTCATTTCTACGAGTAATTAAGATCTTATTGTCCCTTGCCTTATTCTCCATTGCCGTGGCAGGTATGTTCAAAGCCGAATATTCCCTTTCCGTGGCCTTGATGATCGGTAGTTTCTTTATTGGTATTATGGGGCCGCAAATTCAGGTCAATCCTGGCTATGCGATGAGTTATTCCGGCTCAGACAAATGGATGGCAGGAGCTTTTGCATTGATCCGGGCAATACTGGGGATCATATTTCTTACAAGCAGTATCGGTGGTTTCATGGATAAAGACTATGCAAACGCCTCCATTGTGCTCACAATGGGTATCATGCTTTTCTCCCCGCTTTCCAATCTGGTGTTCTATCATGGAGGATACCTTGTAAAGGACCAGGCTGAATATGCAAAGGTAAAAAGGATCCATACCAGGCTGGTGATTGCGAGGAATGCAGGAATGTTCTTCCTGTTTTGTTGTTTCGGATTATATCTGAAATCAGCGTTTGTTACAGGGCATGTATTCTATGCTCTTGGATTGTTGTTTACCCTGGCTGTACCACTAACGCTATGGGCTAAACGGGATCAACTGATCATCCGCCCTTCCGTAAAGCAATTGCTTTGGGGTATCGAGCCGGGAGAGCCAACACCGGAAACAAGCTTCACTCCCGCCCTTCCCGCACATATAGTGATACCTGCCACTGCTGTTGCGCCGGCTGTGCCTGATGCAAGCCCAATAGCAGCTGTGGACATTGAACCGGAAACTGAGCCTGTGGTTGAAGAAAAGGAAATTGAACCCACAACAGTTAGTTATTCATTGCTGGATGAATTCAAACAACTGGCCAAAATGGGTGCACATCAGCGTGGCTACGCCTTCCAGCATTTCCTGATCCGCCTCTTCAATGAGAGCGGACTGGATGCCCATTCCGCCTTTCGCGTAACAGGCGAAGAGATCGATGGCAGCTTTGAGCTGGATGGCAATGTATACCTGCTGGAAGCCAAGTGGCAGCAGGAAAGCTGCAGCGGCAGCCCGCTCCGCGACTTCAACGGTAAAGTGGAAGGGAAAGCCAGCTGGGCCAGGGGCATTATCGTTTGCTATTCCGGTTTTTCGGAGGAAGCAGTGAAAGGATTTGTGACCGGAAAGCGTTTGAGCATCATCGGTATGGATGGCAAGGATCTGCTTCTCATCCTTGAAAACAAGATCTCACTCAAAGAGGCCATCAAGAAAAAAGTCAGACTGGCTGGTGAAAGGAATAGTTTCTTTGTTCCTATCGAGGATATCATAGGATCCAGGTAA
- a CDS encoding Crp/Fnr family transcriptional regulator translates to MHHYHDILFDYISLIIDIPEHDRAQCRETFKPLRVARDTMLEVAGKIPVNHNFIVSGFMRKFYINDKGEEVTVDLNNGPRFFTSYYHFVNQTSSHEYLHCITDCELLRISKTDADRTAKTSITQKDYTIRLFEQIQEEDRQRMNDLATLTAEQRYVKLMKGSPEIIKHVPLKFIASYLGIKPESLSRIRREIIS, encoded by the coding sequence ATGCACCATTATCACGATATACTGTTTGATTATATCTCCCTGATAATCGATATTCCTGAGCACGACAGAGCACAATGCCGCGAAACATTCAAGCCCTTAAGGGTGGCCAGGGATACCATGCTGGAAGTAGCCGGTAAGATCCCTGTGAATCATAATTTCATAGTCTCAGGATTCATGAGGAAGTTTTATATCAATGATAAAGGGGAGGAGGTAACTGTTGACCTGAACAATGGCCCCAGGTTCTTTACTTCCTATTACCATTTTGTGAACCAGACCAGCTCCCATGAATATCTCCATTGCATCACGGATTGCGAATTACTCCGGATCTCCAAAACCGATGCAGACCGTACAGCCAAAACCAGCATAACACAAAAGGACTACACCATCAGGTTGTTTGAGCAGATCCAGGAAGAAGACAGGCAACGGATGAATGACCTGGCCACGCTTACAGCTGAACAGCGGTATGTGAAACTCATGAAAGGATCCCCGGAAATCATCAAACATGTTCCACTTAAATTCATTGCTTCCTATCTTGGAATAAAACCTGAAAGCCTTAGCAGGATCAGGCGAGAGATCATTTCTTAA
- a CDS encoding DUF2306 domain-containing protein, giving the protein MRIPRSAALHLLKYITRFWFVVTFLGQLMFAWYILMVYYRSTALGNLEKWNSVNPHFYIKGDITGNLIFGVHVALAAIITILGPLQLIDQLRRKAPRFHRISGRIYIFSAFLISIAGLYLAWVRGTVGGLFSAITISINALIIIVCAYFTIRYAIQRKIHLHNQWAVHLLLGVSGVWLFRVFFMLWMLIHQAPVGFDPETFTGPFLYALGIFVYILPQGIVALYFRAKFSKWSYKKYAFSILLFVLTIGIAAGTAGAMMGMWLPRI; this is encoded by the coding sequence ATGAGAATACCCCGATCTGCAGCCTTACACCTGCTTAAGTATATTACACGATTTTGGTTTGTGGTAACTTTTCTGGGACAGTTGATGTTCGCCTGGTATATCCTGATGGTCTATTACAGATCTACTGCCCTGGGTAATCTGGAAAAATGGAATTCCGTTAATCCTCATTTCTACATTAAAGGCGATATTACCGGGAATCTGATCTTTGGGGTCCATGTGGCCCTGGCCGCCATCATCACCATCCTTGGACCACTGCAATTGATTGATCAGCTCCGGAGGAAAGCTCCCCGGTTTCACAGGATCAGCGGCAGGATCTATATTTTTTCAGCATTCCTGATCAGTATTGCTGGTTTGTATCTCGCCTGGGTAAGAGGAACAGTTGGAGGATTGTTCAGCGCCATCACAATCTCCATCAATGCGCTGATCATTATTGTATGCGCTTACTTTACGATCCGCTATGCCATACAAAGGAAGATCCATTTGCATAACCAATGGGCAGTACACCTTTTATTGGGAGTGAGCGGTGTTTGGCTGTTTCGTGTATTTTTCATGCTATGGATGCTTATTCACCAGGCCCCTGTGGGTTTTGATCCGGAAACCTTTACCGGGCCCTTCCTGTATGCACTGGGAATATTTGTTTATATTCTCCCACAGGGGATAGTGGCTTTATACTTCAGAGCGAAATTCTCAAAATGGTCCTATAAGAAATATGCTTTTTCGATTTTACTTTTTGTTCTTACGATCGGCATTGCAGCAGGTACAGCAGGTGCCATGATGGGAATGTGGCTTCCGAGGATTTGA
- a CDS encoding S8 family serine peptidase, with product MKIFSFLLLIFPFIFFSCNTHSVPKGMQRTDQQHYADDKFSEAFLWKDQGKDILVFHEYLKGTGDSILRTSYYPANELLVKMKKGKTLNDLNQFKDLIKKETGNEFTVFDSLTKRDLYAIRFNGDDLVDLKGLKTWFSDTTIFLYSEPNYLYFNQSNQFGCPVDITQWGLQNKAVIINSVTGAYDADADGIEAISRFKYGRETKTTVLVGVIDGGANIYHPALTASLFVNEKEIAGNGKDDDGNGYKDDIHGWNFASNNMSLVDNKGHGTHVTGIITANPTSVSWVTGAFPGVKVLICKTTEDTSHSNMALVKALNYAAEMKCDVINMSLGSYSFNQSLADEVKATIAKNIVVVAASGNDGKDIFQYRVYPATLPNVISVSASNHKDELAYFSNYHAAEAHLAAPGEAIYSTIPGGYGWKNGTSMAAPLVTATAAMIRSLYPNEKVLSVRQRLYGGADRIPQLVNKVLMGNRLNIYKSIFQPLETFDANGTPYSQQVVNGRMRESLTPYANSGDPGIDGKSFETAYTIANIKQLMNIRDEDLNAHFRIMNNLDWHGLHPNYREPFQKTFNGVIYGQGYSIVNFDYQSAYPAGLFLRLGRNASISNLKLSGVDLKGRENVGALASVMEGGIINNVQVEGKITGNENVGGIIGNCMGGQILNSYFEGVIEVGRYGGGIAGTNRAQLSRCHVQARINALQWAGGIAGNTSGSLLEECFANVQLAGTQNSEGLAGLVGNCVNSDIRNCYSEGNIKSSKTGAGLIGHIRRTAVVNCYSLCEVSLTPGSGGLLGDGLEFNIQKSYFAHGNLSGIGGIAKSQSEMKMKETFAGWWGPGVNWTMINNFSPGLALIPRSLTSSY from the coding sequence ATGAAAATCTTTTCCTTCCTCCTGCTCATCTTCCCATTCATCTTCTTTAGCTGTAATACACACTCTGTACCAAAAGGCATGCAGCGTACAGATCAACAGCATTATGCCGATGATAAATTCAGTGAAGCATTTTTGTGGAAAGATCAGGGAAAGGATATACTGGTATTTCACGAATACCTGAAAGGAACGGGAGACTCCATACTGCGTACCTCGTACTACCCGGCAAATGAATTGCTCGTAAAAATGAAAAAGGGGAAAACCCTGAATGACCTTAATCAATTCAAGGATCTCATAAAAAAAGAAACAGGAAATGAGTTCACTGTCTTTGACAGTCTGACCAAAAGGGATCTGTATGCAATAAGATTTAATGGTGATGATTTAGTAGACCTGAAAGGGCTGAAGACCTGGTTCAGCGATACAACTATTTTCCTGTATTCAGAGCCGAACTACCTGTATTTCAACCAGAGTAACCAGTTTGGCTGCCCGGTAGATATTACACAATGGGGGCTGCAAAACAAAGCCGTCATCATCAACTCGGTTACCGGCGCTTATGATGCGGATGCGGATGGGATTGAAGCCATTTCACGTTTCAAATATGGGAGAGAAACAAAAACTACTGTACTGGTGGGCGTTATAGATGGAGGCGCCAATATCTATCATCCCGCACTTACCGCATCACTTTTTGTAAATGAAAAAGAAATTGCCGGCAACGGTAAAGATGATGATGGCAATGGATACAAAGATGATATTCACGGTTGGAATTTTGCCTCCAATAATATGAGCCTGGTAGACAATAAAGGACATGGCACCCATGTAACAGGCATCATTACAGCCAATCCTACTTCCGTTTCATGGGTTACCGGGGCCTTCCCCGGAGTGAAAGTACTGATCTGTAAAACCACGGAAGATACTTCTCATTCCAATATGGCCCTGGTGAAAGCCCTGAACTATGCTGCCGAAATGAAATGTGATGTGATCAATATGTCGCTCGGATCCTATTCCTTCAATCAGTCACTGGCGGATGAAGTGAAAGCAACAATAGCTAAAAACATTGTGGTGGTTGCAGCATCAGGCAACGATGGAAAAGATATATTTCAATACCGCGTATACCCTGCAACGTTACCCAATGTGATCTCTGTATCTGCCAGTAATCACAAAGACGAGCTCGCTTATTTTTCGAATTATCATGCAGCAGAAGCTCACCTGGCGGCGCCGGGCGAAGCGATCTATTCAACAATACCCGGAGGATATGGATGGAAAAATGGCACTTCCATGGCAGCGCCTCTTGTTACTGCAACTGCTGCTATGATCCGAAGCCTTTATCCCAATGAGAAAGTATTATCGGTAAGACAAAGGCTGTATGGCGGAGCTGACCGGATACCCCAACTGGTGAATAAAGTACTGATGGGAAACAGGCTGAACATTTACAAATCGATCTTTCAACCATTGGAGACCTTTGATGCCAATGGTACACCATACAGTCAGCAGGTTGTTAACGGAAGAATGCGTGAATCGTTAACCCCTTATGCCAATTCCGGAGACCCCGGCATCGATGGAAAAAGTTTCGAAACGGCTTATACCATCGCAAATATCAAGCAGCTGATGAACATCAGGGATGAAGACCTGAACGCGCATTTCAGGATCATGAATAATCTGGACTGGCATGGGTTACACCCCAATTACAGGGAACCATTTCAAAAAACCTTTAATGGTGTTATCTACGGTCAGGGTTATTCCATTGTGAACTTCGACTATCAAAGCGCATACCCTGCTGGCTTGTTCCTTCGCCTTGGCCGCAATGCAAGTATTTCAAACCTGAAACTTAGTGGCGTTGATCTTAAAGGCAGGGAAAATGTAGGCGCCCTTGCTTCAGTAATGGAAGGCGGCATCATCAATAATGTGCAGGTGGAAGGGAAAATCACTGGCAATGAAAATGTAGGTGGCATCATCGGGAATTGTATGGGTGGTCAGATCCTCAACTCTTATTTTGAAGGAGTAATTGAAGTGGGTCGTTACGGAGGCGGCATTGCAGGGACTAACCGGGCGCAATTAAGCAGATGTCATGTACAGGCACGGATAAATGCCTTGCAATGGGCCGGAGGGATTGCAGGCAATACTTCAGGCAGTTTGCTTGAAGAATGTTTTGCGAATGTGCAATTGGCCGGCACACAAAATTCAGAAGGTTTGGCTGGCCTGGTGGGCAACTGTGTCAATTCGGATATCCGTAATTGTTATTCAGAGGGTAACATAAAATCTTCAAAAACAGGTGCAGGACTGATTGGTCATATCCGAAGAACGGCAGTAGTGAATTGTTATTCCTTATGTGAAGTATCGCTCACACCCGGTAGTGGCGGGCTTCTGGGTGATGGACTGGAATTCAATATTCAAAAAAGCTATTTTGCACATGGTAACCTGTCCGGAATAGGTGGTATAGCCAAAAGCCAGAGCGAAATGAAAATGAAAGAAACTTTTGCAGGCTGGTGGGGGCCCGGAGTCAACTGGACGATGATCAATAATTTTAGTCCCGGCCTTGCGCTTATTCCAAGATCATTAACCTCTTCATACTAA
- a CDS encoding phospholipase C/P1 nuclease family protein: MGQHTFIDGNGVTKGAYGLATCLSNVLRALEVDLVRGWNLDNDYTWGKLGHFSIAHLACQMVKNQKLKSLLLANLEVITFGYDDLNIKDIDSGLKRMKQEFGFVPLADVPDLVWKSKIAGIKRGKESPNHFADMDKKDSDGKTLLDYCKGKYDNMKFLTPEEWLGYYTDPAVMDKSKGILPFRIWQFFDAMKEYAELGDATGFVTAAGILSHYVGDACQPLHISYMFDGEPLPNGTKKGEHVHSIFETTMINKFIGDILPLARTRSKETGFKTILPITKGKEAAGATVEMMKKTFKLVPPRKLVDVVYKFRDQQGMGDAATAEKMWEKVGAEAMAEIFVYGAYYLASIWEGAWKAGKGSTHVTELDLVNTDDVVALYESQDFIPSVNIKEIKQYLKE; the protein is encoded by the coding sequence GTGGGTCAGCATACATTCATCGATGGCAATGGCGTAACCAAAGGAGCTTACGGACTGGCTACCTGTCTGAGCAATGTGCTCAGGGCATTGGAAGTGGACCTGGTCCGCGGCTGGAACCTCGACAATGATTATACCTGGGGGAAACTCGGACATTTCTCTATCGCTCATCTCGCCTGCCAGATGGTAAAGAATCAAAAACTAAAATCCCTGCTCCTGGCCAACCTTGAAGTGATCACTTTTGGTTACGATGATCTCAACATCAAAGACATCGACAGTGGCCTTAAAAGAATGAAACAGGAATTCGGGTTTGTACCCCTGGCCGATGTGCCGGACCTTGTCTGGAAAAGCAAAATTGCAGGGATCAAAAGAGGAAAGGAAAGTCCCAACCATTTTGCGGATATGGACAAAAAAGATTCAGATGGTAAAACCCTGCTTGACTATTGTAAAGGCAAGTATGATAATATGAAATTCCTGACGCCGGAAGAATGGTTGGGTTATTACACCGATCCGGCAGTAATGGATAAAAGCAAAGGTATCCTACCCTTCCGCATCTGGCAGTTCTTCGATGCCATGAAAGAATATGCAGAACTGGGAGATGCCACCGGCTTTGTAACAGCAGCGGGTATTTTATCGCACTATGTTGGCGATGCCTGCCAGCCTCTCCATATTTCTTACATGTTCGATGGTGAGCCTTTGCCAAACGGCACAAAAAAAGGGGAACATGTACACTCGATTTTCGAAACCACCATGATCAATAAGTTCATTGGAGACATACTACCGTTGGCGCGTACCCGCAGTAAGGAAACCGGTTTCAAAACCATCCTTCCCATTACAAAAGGAAAGGAAGCTGCCGGAGCAACAGTGGAAATGATGAAGAAAACATTCAAACTGGTGCCTCCGCGGAAGCTGGTGGATGTAGTATATAAGTTCAGGGATCAGCAGGGAATGGGCGATGCCGCCACTGCGGAAAAAATGTGGGAGAAAGTTGGCGCAGAAGCCATGGCGGAAATATTTGTATATGGCGCGTATTATCTCGCTTCCATCTGGGAAGGCGCATGGAAAGCGGGCAAAGGATCAACTCATGTTACCGAGCTGGACCTGGTGAACACAGATGATGTTGTTGCCTTATATGAAAGCCAGGATTTTATTCCCTCTGTAAATATCAAAGAGATAAAACAATATCTGAAGGAGTAG
- a CDS encoding Nal1-like putative serine protease encodes MFIINKNEVLSPDRDFNDLSLTDLIRAREMFHFHLLNKKNVIATAIGRYRIRKTDPLPWEKTYNTVSNMPNRGPKTLQNSEVRQYSWPCILVFVKEWMKDEELSKYENLNEIVPKNVYMPDGKIVPICVVEAPKDGRVEIIPIGTEITFPNNLISGGFPLIVESQGVQRIATITCIVTNGNKYYALTNRHVAGDEGTVIYTRLKGVLTPIGKSSGRNLGNMPFDAVYPEWSSKNLYINSDIGLIEIDDIRMWRTDVFGLEKIGQYGKLADLNSQNFTLKLIGSRVVGFGAVSGKMEGEIAALFYRFKSVGGYEYASDFLIGPRTGSGQPGIETKQGDSGALWLLETEESNGDKKENTKVLMPIAVQWVSIHSSMAMA; translated from the coding sequence ATGTTCATCATCAACAAAAATGAAGTGTTATCGCCCGACAGGGATTTCAATGATCTGTCGCTTACAGACCTGATCCGGGCCAGGGAAATGTTCCATTTCCACCTGCTGAATAAAAAGAATGTTATCGCCACGGCAATTGGCAGGTACAGGATCAGGAAGACTGATCCCCTGCCCTGGGAAAAGACATATAATACTGTTTCGAATATGCCTAACCGTGGCCCCAAAACTTTGCAGAACTCGGAAGTAAGGCAGTATTCATGGCCCTGCATCCTCGTCTTTGTAAAAGAATGGATGAAAGATGAAGAGCTCAGTAAGTATGAGAACCTGAATGAGATCGTGCCGAAGAATGTGTATATGCCGGATGGCAAGATTGTTCCCATCTGCGTTGTTGAAGCTCCCAAAGATGGAAGAGTGGAAATCATTCCCATTGGCACTGAGATCACTTTCCCCAATAACCTGATCAGCGGCGGATTTCCGCTGATAGTGGAATCTCAGGGCGTACAGCGCATTGCCACCATCACCTGCATAGTAACAAATGGAAATAAATACTACGCTCTCACCAACAGGCATGTTGCCGGCGATGAAGGAACGGTGATCTATACACGATTAAAAGGAGTATTGACTCCTATCGGCAAAAGCAGCGGCAGGAATCTCGGGAATATGCCATTCGATGCAGTGTACCCCGAATGGAGCAGTAAGAACCTGTACATCAATTCCGATATTGGATTGATAGAGATAGATGATATCAGGATGTGGAGGACGGATGTTTTTGGCCTGGAGAAGATCGGCCAGTATGGCAAGCTTGCTGATCTCAATTCACAGAACTTTACACTGAAACTGATCGGCAGCCGCGTTGTTGGATTCGGTGCGGTATCAGGAAAAATGGAAGGAGAAATTGCAGCGCTCTTCTATCGTTTCAAATCAGTAGGCGGATATGAATATGCTTCTGATTTCCTGATCGGTCCAAGAACCGGCAGCGGTCAGCCCGGCATCGAAACCAAACAGGGGGATTCAGGCGCGCTTTGGTTGCTGGAAACAGAAGAGAGCAATGGCGATAAAAAAGAAAATACAAAGGTACTCATGCCCATTGCAGTGCAGTGGGTCAGCATACATTCATCGATGGCAATGGCGTAA
- a CDS encoding RNA polymerase sigma factor: protein MQHERSHTVNEAPMPLDEELVQQLAAGSMTAFQLLYKRYQPLLHRYLQPFRMVEDPDEVIQDIFLKLWAKRESLTAVRSLPQYLFRMARNRLLDLHKSNRARQERETATSADPEPSGMNPLESKEFYEYALRAIARLPERQRIIYEMSVFQDRSLDEIAAALGLSKSVVIKQLYLANKMVRGEVKKFSHLFFSLLTVMP from the coding sequence TTGCAGCATGAACGTTCACATACGGTCAATGAAGCCCCCATGCCCCTGGACGAAGAACTGGTACAACAGCTCGCAGCAGGCAGCATGACTGCTTTCCAGTTGCTGTACAAAAGATACCAGCCACTGCTGCATCGTTATCTGCAGCCCTTCCGGATGGTGGAAGATCCCGATGAAGTGATACAGGACATTTTCCTCAAACTCTGGGCTAAACGGGAATCGCTTACAGCCGTTCGTTCCCTTCCTCAATATTTGTTCCGTATGGCCCGCAACAGGTTGCTGGACCTGCACAAGAGCAACCGCGCCAGGCAGGAGCGAGAAACCGCCACCAGCGCGGATCCTGAACCTTCCGGTATGAACCCGCTCGAAAGCAAGGAATTCTATGAATACGCGCTCCGCGCCATTGCACGCCTTCCGGAAAGGCAGCGCATCATTTATGAAATGAGTGTGTTCCAGGACAGATCCCTGGATGAGATTGCCGCAGCGCTTGGGCTTTCCAAATCCGTTGTGATCAAGCAGCTCTATCTCGCCAACAAAATGGTGAGAGGCGAAGTGAAGAAATTCAGCCATCTTTTCTTTTCCCTGCTCACTGTAATGCCCTGA
- a CDS encoding LytR/AlgR family response regulator transcription factor: MSPTNEIRMLNCLVIDDEPLAIKLLEDHISRVPFLKLAGVNTNPLEALIQFNQQPVDLIFLDIQMPQLNGVQFMQLLQNRAQVIITSAFQEYAFDGFEYNVVDYLLKPISFERFYRAVEKAWKIANPTDRLPATPDLYPGTGGYIFVKVETKMVRVELDDILYVEGLKNYLSIHTRAQRIITLQSMKQLEEALPPNRFLRVHKSYLVAMDKINSVERQEIHIGSTIIPVGSTYAENFFKQLNRLKA; this comes from the coding sequence ATGAGCCCAACAAATGAGATAAGGATGCTGAACTGCCTGGTGATAGACGATGAGCCACTGGCCATTAAACTGCTGGAAGACCATATCAGCCGTGTGCCCTTCCTGAAACTGGCAGGCGTGAATACGAATCCGCTGGAAGCCCTGATACAGTTCAATCAGCAGCCTGTTGACCTTATCTTTCTCGATATCCAGATGCCGCAGCTCAATGGCGTGCAATTCATGCAACTGCTGCAGAATCGCGCGCAGGTGATCATCACATCCGCCTTCCAGGAATATGCTTTCGATGGATTCGAATACAATGTGGTGGACTATCTGCTGAAGCCTATCTCCTTTGAAAGATTCTATCGCGCCGTGGAAAAAGCCTGGAAGATCGCCAACCCTACAGACAGGCTGCCGGCCACGCCGGACCTGTATCCTGGCACAGGCGGTTACATTTTTGTAAAAGTGGAAACGAAAATGGTAAGAGTGGAACTGGATGACATTTTGTATGTGGAAGGATTGAAGAATTATCTTTCCATTCACACCCGCGCCCAGCGCATCATCACTTTGCAAAGCATGAAACAATTGGAAGAGGCATTGCCTCCCAATCGTTTCCTGCGTGTACACAAATCCTACCTGGTAGCGATGGATAAGATCAATTCAGTGGAAAGGCAGGAGATCCATATCGGCAGCACCATCATTCCTGTGGGAAGCACTTATGCTGAGAACTTTTTCAAGCAGCTGAACAGGCTGAAAGCCTGA